A single window of Mugil cephalus isolate CIBA_MC_2020 chromosome 1, CIBA_Mcephalus_1.1, whole genome shotgun sequence DNA harbors:
- the LOC125019143 gene encoding uncharacterized protein LOC125019143 isoform X2 — MFYRVDQTTLPSEVDCAGLPSTPCIVVCGNSTLAAENFMLSVDQTIVNGHIRIFSEALMLMFGSYYCMNISYPATQASTLEFLQRCLFKINPDKGSKVERNTNKKQLAVSPTTKLQSMSGGSKKCSQVMDTLSRLQTVMD; from the exons tCTACAGAGTGGATCAAACAACCCTGCCCTCTGAAGTGGACTGTGCTGGACTTCCAAGTACACCATGTATTGTTGTGTGTG GAAACTCAACTTTGGCAGCAGAGAACTTCATGCTATCTGTGGACCAGACCATTGTGAATGGCCATATCAGAATCTTCAGTGAAGCTCTAATGCTGATGTTTGGTTCATACTACTGTATGAACATATCTTACCCAGCAACCCAAGCATCAACTTTGGAGTTCTTACAGAG GTGTCTCTTCAAGATAAACCCAGACAAGGGCTCAAAAGTGGAGCGgaacaccaacaaaaaacaacttgcAGTCAGTCCAACAACAAAATTGCAGAGTATGAGTGGAGGGAGTAAGAAGTGCTCACAAGTTATGGATACTTTATCCAGGTTACAGACTGTTATGGATTAA